From the Fibrobacter sp. UWR3 genome, one window contains:
- a CDS encoding type B 50S ribosomal protein L31 has protein sequence MKEGIHPNYQPVVFVDANTGKEYITRSTKSSAEKKTIDGVEHSVISLEITADTHPFWTGKQHRVDTAGRIDRFNKRFAGNITGAKRKTRKAAPAKAEEEA, from the coding sequence ATGAAAGAAGGTATCCACCCTAACTATCAACCGGTCGTGTTCGTCGATGCGAATACGGGTAAAGAATACATCACCCGCTCCACGAAGTCTTCCGCCGAAAAGAAGACTATCGATGGTGTTGAACATAGCGTGATTTCCCTTGAAATCACGGCTGATACCCATCCGTTCTGGACGGGCAAGCAGCATCGCGTGGATACGGCTGGCCGTATCGACCGCTTCAACAAGCGTTTCGCTGGCAACATCACGGGCGCAAAGCGCAAGACCCGCAAGGCTGCACCCGCCAAGGCCGAAGAAGAAGCTTAA